The following are from one region of the Ruficoccus sp. ZRK36 genome:
- a CDS encoding DUF4339 domain-containing protein, translating to MAEYYIREVDSEEARGPFTLERLGDLIEAGRASPQTLYYDEGQDDWFPLSENEAFHPILNKEAKRIQLRRTDTSSQSAPPPASAAKEPPPVTVDDMLAAAEGTSKETRYLRARQKRMNIAASLSLPALAVMMLLCVFTDIYPYWDTVQLIYSERDWALLLEYPMLILGLVDVFFFICCILSATDVFPLLRVRAMLGLGFFTYIFWSWGELPQSLAVALGSFSIYVCTATLNLYAMVAFAALGIASFGALAIMNFF from the coding sequence ATGGCGGAATATTACATCAGGGAAGTTGATTCTGAAGAAGCCCGGGGGCCCTTTACCCTCGAGCGTCTCGGAGACCTGATTGAGGCCGGGCGCGCCAGCCCGCAAACCCTCTACTACGACGAGGGGCAAGACGACTGGTTCCCCCTGTCCGAGAACGAAGCCTTCCACCCCATCCTGAACAAGGAGGCAAAGCGTATCCAACTGCGCAGGACCGACACCTCATCGCAGTCCGCTCCCCCTCCTGCCTCTGCGGCCAAGGAGCCGCCCCCCGTCACCGTCGATGATATGCTCGCCGCCGCCGAGGGTACCTCCAAGGAGACACGCTATCTCCGAGCCCGGCAAAAGCGCATGAACATAGCCGCCTCGCTCTCACTGCCCGCTCTGGCCGTGATGATGTTACTCTGTGTTTTTACCGACATTTATCCGTACTGGGATACGGTCCAGCTCATATACAGCGAACGCGACTGGGCCCTGCTGCTTGAGTATCCGATGCTCATCCTAGGGCTGGTGGATGTATTTTTCTTCATCTGCTGCATCCTGTCGGCCACGGATGTGTTCCCGCTCCTGCGCGTGCGTGCCATGCTGGGGCTTGGATTTTTCACCTATATTTTCTGGTCTTGGGGCGAGCTTCCCCAGAGCCTCGCCGTCGCGCTGGGATCTTTTTCGATCTACGTGTGTACCGCCACTCTGAACCTGTACGCGATGGTCGCCTTCGCAGCGTTGGGGATCGCCAGCTTTGGCGCCCTGGCCATCATGAATTTCTTCTAA
- the aat gene encoding leucyl/phenylalanyl-tRNA--protein transferase produces the protein MQPRFTNAFPDPRHAPADAPLAVGGDLSVLRLIEAYSRGIFPWYNAGEPILWWSPDPRFVLLPRELKVSHSLKKELKKDCWEVTFDQAFGQVIRGCAHANRPGQDGTWIVDEMIKAYHELHAAGYAHSVECWHEGKLAGGLYGVSLGAAFFGESMFHRVPNASKVAFVGLVERLRQWEFQLIDCQQPTRYLASFGATCWPRELFLRTLGNAVSAPTRMGKW, from the coding sequence ATGCAGCCGCGTTTTACAAACGCTTTTCCCGATCCTCGACATGCCCCCGCCGACGCGCCCCTGGCCGTCGGGGGGGACCTCTCCGTGCTGCGCCTCATCGAAGCCTACAGCCGGGGCATTTTCCCGTGGTACAATGCCGGTGAGCCGATTCTGTGGTGGAGCCCTGACCCGCGCTTTGTGCTGCTGCCACGTGAGCTGAAGGTCTCCCACTCCCTGAAGAAGGAACTGAAGAAAGACTGCTGGGAGGTCACATTCGACCAGGCCTTCGGGCAAGTCATCCGCGGCTGTGCTCATGCCAACCGCCCCGGTCAGGACGGGACCTGGATCGTGGACGAGATGATCAAAGCCTACCATGAGCTGCATGCGGCCGGCTACGCTCACAGCGTAGAGTGCTGGCACGAGGGGAAGCTGGCTGGCGGCCTCTACGGAGTCAGCCTCGGGGCCGCGTTCTTTGGGGAGAGCATGTTTCACCGCGTCCCCAATGCCTCCAAGGTCGCCTTTGTCGGGCTGGTCGAGCGTTTACGGCAGTGGGAGTTTCAACTCATCGACTGCCAGCAGCCCACGCGCTACCTGGCCAGCTTTGGGGCGACCTGCTGGCCCCGGGAGCTATTTCTGCGGACACTGGGCAACGCCGTCTCTGCCCCGACAAGGATGGGCAAATGGTAG
- a CDS encoding tetratricopeptide repeat protein, producing the protein MPQQQNEPSRDPISLVEEATFDFTLGDNDEALRKLRRAVDEAPECFEAWHALTEVHASLEDYDQALEAATRAFELKPEDIHINTSLSRIWMHKGDKKMAEHFAAKARTLGWKDELNSDGEDPGLA; encoded by the coding sequence ATGCCGCAACAACAGAACGAACCCTCCCGTGACCCGATCTCTCTCGTCGAAGAAGCCACCTTTGATTTTACACTGGGAGACAATGACGAAGCCCTGCGCAAGCTGCGCCGGGCTGTCGATGAAGCACCCGAATGCTTCGAGGCCTGGCACGCACTGACAGAGGTCCACGCCTCGCTGGAAGACTACGATCAGGCACTGGAGGCAGCCACTCGCGCCTTCGAGCTCAAGCCCGAGGACATCCACATCAACACCAGCCTCTCCCGCATCTGGATGCACAAGGGGGATAAAAAAATGGCCGAGCATTTCGCCGCCAAAGCCCGCACCCTGGGCTGGAAGGACGAGCTGAACTCGGACGGCGAAGACCCCGGATTGGCTTGA
- a CDS encoding acetyl-CoA carboxylase carboxyltransferase subunit alpha, translating into MSKATFTLDFEKPIQLLRDQLEELRKSSTESQMDVSAEIRAIEDKITETKKRIHAELTPWQKVQLARHPQRPYSLDYIGLLFEDFQELHGDRQFRDDRAIVGGTATFEGRPVMVIGQQKGRTTKENLARNFGCPNPEGYRKALRLMKMAEKFGMPVFCLIDTPGAYPGVGAEERHVAEAIAVNIREMSNLRVPIIATVIGEGGSGGALGIAVADRVLILQNAYYSVISPEGCAAILWKDRSHSARAAEALKITADKLLELGIVDEIVEEPLGGAHTDPASAGESLRAVLARQLEEVSGLSMDKMLDGRYGKFRKMGVFQEA; encoded by the coding sequence ATGAGTAAAGCCACTTTCACCCTGGACTTTGAAAAACCGATCCAGCTCCTCCGCGATCAGCTGGAGGAACTGCGTAAAAGCTCGACGGAGAGCCAGATGGACGTCTCGGCAGAGATCCGCGCCATTGAGGATAAAATCACCGAGACCAAGAAGCGCATCCATGCAGAGCTGACGCCCTGGCAGAAGGTCCAGCTCGCCCGCCATCCGCAGCGGCCCTACTCGCTGGACTACATCGGCCTGCTGTTTGAGGACTTTCAGGAGCTGCATGGGGACCGGCAGTTCCGCGACGACCGCGCGATCGTAGGTGGCACCGCCACCTTTGAGGGGCGCCCGGTAATGGTCATCGGCCAGCAAAAGGGCCGCACGACCAAGGAGAATCTCGCCCGTAACTTTGGCTGCCCGAATCCCGAAGGCTACCGCAAGGCCCTCCGCCTGATGAAGATGGCCGAAAAGTTTGGCATGCCCGTGTTCTGCCTGATCGACACCCCCGGAGCCTATCCGGGTGTCGGCGCTGAGGAGCGGCATGTGGCCGAAGCTATCGCCGTAAACATCCGCGAAATGAGCAACCTGCGGGTGCCGATCATCGCCACCGTTATCGGTGAGGGTGGCTCTGGCGGCGCGCTCGGTATCGCTGTGGCGGACCGCGTACTTATCCTCCAGAACGCCTACTACTCTGTTATTTCGCCCGAAGGCTGTGCGGCTATCCTCTGGAAGGACCGCTCCCACTCGGCCCGTGCGGCCGAAGCACTCAAGATCACGGCGGATAAGCTCCTGGAGCTCGGCATCGTGGACGAGATCGTCGAAGAACCGCTCGGCGGTGCTCATACGGATCCGGCATCTGCCGGCGAGAGCCTGCGTGCTGTGTTGGCCCGCCAGCTTGAGGAGGTCAGCGGTCTGTCGATGGACAAGATGCTCGACGGCCGCTACGGCAAGTTCCGCAAGATGGGCGTCTTCCAGGAAGCCTAA
- a CDS encoding IPT/TIG domain-containing protein, whose product MSKAKFLFLPLLSLAAFLVGCGPTITNLTSNPVPQNPSGIYEISMSVENMDNSLIKKSFKPYVVIDGEARPMTGSEVGQGIYKYNYPMPENRNAARYYFILDYQTDFKGDIKDKQVQSGKVYTLALTNRYVITLEAYRGPVGSSIPVVGRGFSKFDKIVIGGFEADTTYYSPTALSFIVPPLPAGDSYRVELASGTGLMPVGNFQVDPALLTVSRNNLSLSTGQKAVIVVGIGFAAPQGGLPIEVTTDVPESVIMPEVAIPAGAKTVSIPIEGGMPGSGMLYISAPGFSEAKIPVNVLGAVIESTSVDIIEPAGADGPVIVDEQQEVIEIE is encoded by the coding sequence ATGAGCAAGGCAAAGTTTCTTTTCCTCCCGCTGCTCTCACTTGCGGCGTTCCTCGTCGGGTGTGGCCCGACCATCACGAACCTGACCAGCAATCCGGTCCCGCAAAACCCGTCGGGTATTTACGAGATTAGCATGTCCGTCGAAAACATGGACAACTCGCTGATCAAAAAGAGCTTCAAGCCCTACGTGGTCATCGACGGCGAAGCCCGTCCCATGACCGGCAGCGAGGTTGGCCAGGGTATTTACAAGTACAACTACCCCATGCCGGAGAACCGCAATGCGGCCCGCTACTATTTTATCCTGGACTACCAGACGGACTTCAAGGGCGACATCAAGGACAAGCAGGTCCAAAGCGGCAAGGTCTACACCCTCGCCCTGACCAATCGCTACGTCATCACGCTTGAGGCCTACCGTGGTCCGGTCGGCTCCAGCATCCCGGTCGTTGGCCGCGGCTTCAGCAAGTTCGACAAAATCGTGATCGGCGGCTTCGAAGCAGACACGACCTACTACTCCCCCACCGCCCTGAGCTTTATCGTTCCGCCGCTGCCCGCCGGTGACTCCTACCGCGTCGAGCTCGCCAGTGGCACCGGCCTGATGCCGGTCGGTAACTTCCAGGTCGACCCGGCCCTGCTGACTGTCAGCCGCAACAATCTCTCCCTCTCCACCGGCCAGAAGGCCGTCATCGTCGTCGGTATCGGCTTCGCTGCCCCGCAGGGTGGCCTGCCGATCGAAGTCACCACCGATGTGCCCGAGAGCGTGATCATGCCTGAGGTCGCAATCCCCGCCGGGGCCAAGACCGTCAGCATCCCGATCGAGGGCGGTATGCCCGGCTCCGGTATGCTCTACATTTCCGCTCCTGGCTTCTCCGAGGCAAAGATCCCGGTCAACGTGCTCGGCGCAGTGATCGAAAGCACCTCGGTGGACATCATCGAGCCTGCCGGTGCCGATGGCCCCGTCATTGTTGACGAGCAGCAGGAAGTCATCGAGATCGAATAA
- the hemW gene encoding radical SAM family heme chaperone HemW, whose product MSLQAKPSGPLTPLGLYVHVPFCARACDFCAFYQEAPRRGDIDRYLEGVASEAAAMLTGRPVETIFWGGGTPGLLPAEDLRRLGETLLKQLPGPPREWSVEMAPSAVKPDKAAALREIGVNRISMGVQSFDDALLDKLGRQHRANQIYRAWETLREAGFDNINLDLMFALPGQSREQWLADLNEAIRLAPEHISTYCLTFEEDTALWVKLSEGKLRRDVPQEAELYQLSWETLEAAGYAQYEVSNFARPGHACIHNLNTWKMTEWVGLGPSAASQLGGRRFANVANLDQWLAGIEKGLPARVDEVDLTPSILATDTLIFGLRMNAGVDLAKLEADWPDIDLSAVRPWAQTLVAEGLALLEGNSLRLTPEGRLLADRVGADALELLEE is encoded by the coding sequence GTGAGCCTGCAAGCAAAACCCTCGGGTCCTTTAACGCCCCTCGGCCTCTACGTCCACGTGCCTTTTTGCGCGCGGGCCTGTGATTTTTGTGCCTTTTATCAAGAGGCGCCTCGGCGTGGAGATATCGACCGCTACCTCGAAGGCGTGGCCAGTGAAGCCGCTGCCATGCTAACCGGACGCCCGGTCGAAACGATTTTCTGGGGCGGAGGTACGCCCGGCCTTCTCCCGGCGGAGGATCTGCGGCGGCTGGGGGAGACGCTGCTCAAGCAACTGCCGGGGCCGCCCAGGGAGTGGTCGGTTGAGATGGCCCCCTCCGCCGTCAAGCCCGACAAGGCCGCAGCCCTGCGCGAGATCGGTGTCAACCGCATCTCCATGGGCGTGCAGAGTTTTGACGACGCCCTGCTGGACAAGCTCGGACGCCAACACCGCGCTAACCAGATATACCGGGCCTGGGAAACGCTGCGCGAGGCGGGCTTTGACAATATCAACCTCGACCTGATGTTTGCGCTGCCGGGCCAGAGCCGCGAGCAGTGGCTGGCGGACCTGAACGAGGCGATCCGGCTCGCCCCAGAGCACATCTCGACCTATTGCCTGACCTTTGAGGAGGACACCGCACTGTGGGTCAAGCTCTCCGAGGGCAAACTCCGGCGCGATGTGCCTCAAGAGGCCGAGCTTTACCAGCTTAGCTGGGAAACACTGGAGGCCGCCGGCTACGCCCAGTACGAGGTGTCGAACTTCGCCCGCCCCGGCCACGCCTGTATCCATAATTTAAATACGTGGAAAATGACCGAGTGGGTCGGCCTGGGCCCGTCTGCAGCCTCGCAGCTCGGCGGGCGACGCTTCGCGAATGTCGCCAACCTCGACCAGTGGCTGGCCGGCATCGAAAAGGGCCTCCCTGCGCGTGTAGATGAGGTAGACTTAACGCCCTCCATTCTGGCTACCGATACGCTGATCTTTGGGCTGCGCATGAACGCCGGGGTAGACCTCGCCAAGCTCGAAGCCGACTGGCCGGATATTGACCTGTCAGCCGTTCGCCCCTGGGCACAGACGCTCGTGGCCGAGGGGCTAGCTCTGCTGGAAGGGAACTCTCTCCGCCTCACCCCCGAGGGCCGCCTGCTGGCTGACCGTGTCGGCGCGGATGCCCTGGAGTTGCTGGAGGAGTAA
- a CDS encoding response regulator transcription factor: MKKVLVIEDQVVLREFICRLLQDYPALELTEACGDGQEGWKAYERLQPELVILDVFLPGLNGVEILRRLKRDNPDILVLGFSAFPNRRIVKEMIEAGADGLVQKSEGLEVLEKAIDMVANGQTFYSPNVSSMLKHIMLNPDQADSMAGLSGREKEILQLIAESNSNKEIADKLHISVKTAETHRNNIMRKLDIHDAVGLTRYAIENGLISSTTFE; the protein is encoded by the coding sequence ATGAAGAAAGTTTTGGTCATCGAGGATCAGGTCGTCCTCCGAGAGTTCATCTGCCGCCTCCTCCAAGATTACCCCGCCCTTGAGCTCACAGAAGCCTGTGGTGACGGGCAGGAGGGCTGGAAGGCGTATGAACGCCTGCAACCCGAGCTGGTGATTCTCGACGTTTTCCTGCCCGGCCTCAACGGCGTCGAGATCCTGCGCCGCCTCAAGCGCGACAACCCGGACATCCTCGTACTGGGCTTTTCAGCGTTCCCCAACCGCCGCATCGTTAAAGAAATGATCGAGGCCGGTGCCGATGGGCTCGTGCAGAAGTCAGAGGGGCTCGAAGTGCTGGAAAAAGCCATCGATATGGTCGCCAACGGCCAGACCTTCTACAGCCCGAATGTCTCCAGCATGCTCAAGCACATCATGCTCAACCCTGACCAGGCCGACTCCATGGCAGGGCTCAGCGGCCGCGAAAAGGAGATCCTGCAGCTGATCGCCGAGAGCAACTCCAACAAGGAGATCGCCGACAAGCTGCACATCAGCGTCAAGACTGCCGAGACCCACCGCAACAACATCATGCGCAAGCTCGACATCCACGACGCTGTCGGCCTCACCCGCTACGCCATCGAAAACGGCCTCATCAGCAGCACCACCTTTGAGTAG
- the tal gene encoding transaldolase gives MESKTATSQLEQLKQFTKVVADTGDFSSMKAYKPQDATTNPSLIFKAVQMDEYAPLLKKAIAEVKELGLSGDAEVKTIVDHLLVLFGCEILQIVPGRVSTEVDARLSFDTDATVAKAREIIKLYEGKGISRDRILIKIASTWEGIKAAEIVKADGIHCNMTLLFSMAQAIACAEAKAQLISPFVGRIMDWYKAKTGETYTGENDPGVKSVQAIYTYYKKFGYKTEVMGASFRNTDEITELAGCDLLTISPNLLKDLSESDAPVERKLSPEASAKADVEKIDMDEKTFRWMLNEDAMATEKLADGIRLFAADINKLEAIIAKSL, from the coding sequence ATGGAATCCAAGACTGCTACCAGCCAACTCGAGCAGCTAAAGCAATTCACGAAGGTCGTAGCCGATACCGGCGACTTTTCCTCCATGAAGGCTTACAAGCCGCAGGACGCCACGACCAACCCGTCCCTGATTTTCAAGGCCGTCCAGATGGACGAATACGCACCGCTGCTGAAAAAGGCTATCGCCGAGGTTAAAGAGCTCGGCCTCAGCGGCGACGCCGAGGTAAAGACGATCGTTGACCACCTGCTGGTGCTCTTTGGCTGCGAGATTCTGCAGATCGTCCCCGGCCGCGTCTCCACCGAGGTTGATGCCCGTCTGTCCTTTGATACCGACGCCACCGTCGCCAAGGCCCGCGAAATCATCAAGCTCTACGAAGGCAAGGGTATCTCCCGTGACCGTATCCTGATCAAGATCGCCTCGACCTGGGAGGGCATCAAGGCCGCCGAAATCGTGAAGGCCGACGGCATCCACTGTAACATGACCCTGCTCTTCTCCATGGCTCAGGCCATCGCCTGCGCCGAGGCAAAGGCCCAGCTCATCTCGCCCTTTGTCGGCCGCATCATGGACTGGTACAAGGCCAAAACCGGCGAAACCTACACCGGCGAGAACGATCCCGGCGTGAAGTCCGTCCAGGCCATTTACACCTACTACAAGAAGTTCGGCTACAAGACCGAAGTCATGGGTGCCAGCTTCCGCAATACGGACGAAATCACCGAGCTGGCCGGCTGCGACCTGCTCACCATCAGCCCGAATCTCCTGAAGGACCTCTCCGAGTCTGACGCACCGGTCGAGCGCAAGCTCAGCCCCGAGGCCTCCGCCAAGGCCGACGTCGAAAAGATCGACATGGACGAGAAGACCTTCCGCTGGATGCTGAACGAAGACGCCATGGCCACCGAAAAGCTGGCCGACGGCATCCGCCTCTTCGCCGCCGACATCAACAAGCTCGAAGCCATTATCGCCAAGAGCCTGTAA
- a CDS encoding DUF423 domain-containing protein → MLLKMLFWAAFLGFTGVALGAFGAHALKDLLAERGMTANWHTAVKYQLVHAVSLLALASWLRAGRSCCGAARWTARLWVTGVLLFSGSLYLLTTVGWKWLGPVTPLGGLCLLGGWIALGASAFIDLKKPANTK, encoded by the coding sequence ATGCTGTTAAAAATGCTATTCTGGGCTGCCTTTTTAGGCTTTACCGGTGTCGCCCTGGGAGCCTTTGGAGCCCATGCTCTCAAGGACCTCCTCGCTGAGCGCGGGATGACCGCCAACTGGCACACTGCCGTCAAATATCAGCTCGTCCACGCGGTCTCCTTGTTAGCGCTGGCCAGCTGGCTGCGCGCCGGGCGCTCGTGCTGCGGAGCCGCCCGCTGGACGGCCCGGCTGTGGGTCACGGGCGTGCTGCTTTTCAGCGGCTCCCTTTACCTGCTCACCACGGTGGGCTGGAAATGGCTGGGCCCGGTCACTCCTCTGGGCGGGCTTTGCCTGCTGGGGGGCTGGATCGCCTTGGGAGCTTCCGCGTTTATAGATTTGAAAAAACCGGCAAACACGAAATAG
- a CDS encoding TorF family putative porin: MKKLIATLAIVGAMGTSGLFAQTGDSIEDLSITSSFAYESQYVFRGVKLEYDSFQPSLEFGFPVVGGDLYAGIWTNLPITNKGPMGNDNEIDIYAGYAYPITDMVTLDAGFIYYWYANAPANNSTAMSYVEPYVGASFDVLLSPAIYVYYSIDQLSKNANGQMDSGILTIEASIGYSFDLSEYVSVEGFSFDVGAYLGMGIPNDSSATNGTSSFLYAGVTGDLVYAFSENVSASIGVRYSNYSQSGTAYTGTTGYAPTIGNQNNIWMGASVGFAY, translated from the coding sequence ATGAAGAAACTGATTGCAACTCTGGCGATCGTTGGGGCGATGGGTACGTCCGGTCTGTTTGCGCAGACGGGTGATTCCATCGAAGACCTTTCGATCACGAGCTCCTTCGCATATGAATCCCAGTACGTCTTCCGTGGCGTGAAGCTGGAATATGATTCCTTCCAGCCGAGCCTCGAATTCGGCTTCCCGGTTGTTGGCGGCGATCTGTACGCCGGTATCTGGACCAACCTCCCGATCACCAACAAGGGCCCGATGGGTAACGACAACGAAATCGACATCTATGCCGGTTACGCTTACCCGATCACCGACATGGTCACCCTCGACGCTGGTTTCATCTACTACTGGTACGCAAACGCTCCGGCCAACAACTCGACTGCTATGTCCTACGTTGAGCCCTACGTTGGTGCTTCGTTTGACGTTCTGCTCAGCCCGGCGATCTATGTGTACTACTCGATCGACCAGCTGTCCAAGAATGCTAACGGCCAGATGGACTCCGGTATCCTGACCATCGAAGCTTCGATCGGTTACAGCTTCGACCTGAGCGAGTACGTCTCCGTTGAAGGTTTCTCCTTCGACGTTGGTGCTTACCTCGGTATGGGCATCCCGAATGACAGCTCCGCCACGAATGGTACCTCCAGCTTCCTCTATGCTGGTGTGACCGGCGACCTCGTTTACGCCTTCAGCGAAAACGTCAGCGCCTCCATTGGTGTCCGCTACTCCAACTACTCGCAGTCCGGTACCGCCTACACTGGCACCACCGGTTATGCTCCGACCATTGGCAACCAGAACAACATCTGGATGGGTGCCTCCGTCGGCTTCGCTTACTAA
- the rplM gene encoding 50S ribosomal protein L13, protein MKTTLAKPDIDRKWYVVDASGQTLGRLAVKIANLLRGRHKPIYTPHMDAGDYVVVINADKVKLTGKKEEQKLYMFHTGWFGNEYYRSAAAMREKKPAFIIEHAVKGMLPRNKLANAMIKKLKVYAGEEHPHEAQQPITFEG, encoded by the coding sequence ATGAAGACAACTCTTGCCAAACCCGATATCGACAGGAAGTGGTACGTGGTCGACGCCTCCGGGCAGACCCTGGGCCGTCTGGCGGTTAAAATCGCCAACCTCCTGCGCGGCCGGCACAAGCCGATCTACACTCCGCACATGGACGCGGGGGACTATGTCGTCGTGATTAATGCCGACAAGGTGAAGCTGACCGGTAAGAAAGAAGAGCAGAAGCTGTATATGTTCCACACGGGCTGGTTCGGTAACGAGTACTATCGTAGCGCCGCCGCCATGCGTGAGAAGAAGCCTGCCTTCATCATCGAGCACGCCGTCAAGGGCATGCTCCCCCGCAACAAGCTCGCCAACGCCATGATCAAGAAGCTGAAGGTCTATGCCGGTGAAGAACACCCGCACGAAGCCCAGCAGCCCATCACCTTTGAAGGTTAA